Proteins encoded together in one Streptomyces sp. TLI_171 window:
- a CDS encoding HTTM domain-containing protein, with protein MRAALPRLLTTLAPYQAAVVRIGVAGTWGAFLLREWPNRRVLYGDRSPWSEQMNGRLIADTHAFTALAWNDGRWWFEAVYLLALLSAAALALGWRTRASAVVFALTVLSLQNRNVFLGDGGDNLVHLMAIYLVFTRCGTVWSLDARRRARRPGKDPADWGEPRALADALAAMLHNCAMLVIAVQVVLVYATAGWYKIQGGRWQDGTAVFYPLHLGYFSPWPGLSALLGGSLLVTFLLTYGTVIVQVGFPFSLAARRLKNVLLALMVGEHLAIAVLLGLPFFSLAMISADAVFLPTAALVAMQRGLTGLTGRWAKSR; from the coding sequence ATCCGCGCCGCGCTGCCCCGCCTGCTGACCACCCTCGCCCCGTACCAGGCGGCGGTGGTGCGGATCGGCGTGGCCGGCACCTGGGGCGCGTTCCTGCTGCGGGAGTGGCCGAACCGGCGGGTGCTGTACGGGGACCGCTCGCCGTGGTCCGAGCAGATGAACGGCCGGCTGATCGCCGACACGCACGCCTTCACCGCGCTGGCCTGGAACGACGGCCGCTGGTGGTTCGAGGCGGTGTACCTGCTGGCGCTGCTCTCGGCGGCGGCGCTGGCGCTCGGCTGGCGGACCCGGGCGTCCGCGGTGGTGTTCGCGCTGACCGTGCTGTCGCTGCAGAACCGCAACGTGTTCCTCGGCGACGGCGGCGACAACCTGGTCCACCTGATGGCGATCTACCTGGTGTTCACCCGCTGCGGCACGGTCTGGTCGCTGGACGCCCGGCGCCGCGCCCGCCGGCCCGGCAAGGACCCGGCCGACTGGGGCGAGCCGCGGGCGCTGGCCGACGCGCTGGCGGCGATGCTGCACAACTGCGCGATGCTGGTGATCGCCGTCCAGGTGGTGCTGGTGTACGCCACGGCCGGCTGGTACAAGATCCAGGGCGGGCGCTGGCAGGACGGCACCGCCGTGTTCTACCCGCTGCACCTGGGCTACTTCTCGCCCTGGCCGGGCCTGTCCGCGCTGCTCGGCGGCAGCCTGCTGGTGACCTTCCTGCTCACCTACGGCACCGTGATCGTCCAGGTCGGCTTCCCGTTCTCGCTGGCCGCCCGGCGGCTGAAGAACGTGCTGCTGGCGCTGATGGTGGGCGAGCACCTGGCGATAGCGGTGCTGCTCGGACTGCCGTTCTTCTCGCTGGCGATGATCTCCGCCGACGCCGTTTTCCTGCCCACCGCGGCGCTGGTGGCGATGCAGCGCGGCCTGACCGGCCTGACGGGCCGCTGGGCGAAAAGTCGATAA
- a CDS encoding FUSC family protein, translating into MSWFTALRDTAKAGLTVDRSLTNPKRALRGAVAAALVVFPTLAVFGPAQATSAAMGGFIAGTATFQRSFRPRASLALAAAAGLGLSTFLGYVAVGIPGAFPVLLAVWAFGAGLAWAIGPTSGVVAANTLAVMMVVVQLPVSVPTAIEHGLLCSVGGAVQALVITVWPIDSWRAQRDALADIYAGLGDYARRLRHDPVAEVDPEPFIVGRQAARLTARQARRRPPELRGLRTIAERIRPALAALADPRVGAAEEGPERDRAREVLAAAAEVLDALTRAIRSGDPVRLPKDTPGLALARPGSGEDLLRGAARRSARRLSGLLGRAADRLDRQDLSTVSSRSTPGAGLRRPPLVEVVPAALATVGRQLHRHSAIFHHAVRMSVVVTSAYLAARLLGIEHGYWAPMTSAMVMRPDFAQTFSRGVARVAGTATGVLLSTAVVQLFDPADWVLAVLAVTCMGFAYLTMRTGYAVMTVSISSYVVFLLGLQPGEPVQLAVDRVSMTLLGGFVALAAYALFPTWQTARLPERLAEWLASAGRYAAAVFTAYGAPAGGHTEQDVRPALLDVREARSEMLAALDRAEVEPVRHAEQVPELSRKQFDRARSAVGMLDRSTVLLEAHLPAEDAPPVPGAAAFGEELRDATAIAAAAILLGQDVDFGTLREAHRTWDHQLSALPGDDRIDVTRAGARLIMQALTELEKAVRTRPQAAREEPVPLGA; encoded by the coding sequence ATGTCCTGGTTCACGGCCCTCCGCGACACCGCGAAGGCCGGGCTGACCGTGGACCGCTCGCTCACCAACCCCAAGCGCGCCCTGCGCGGAGCGGTCGCCGCCGCTCTGGTGGTCTTCCCGACCCTCGCGGTGTTCGGGCCCGCGCAGGCCACCTCCGCCGCGATGGGCGGGTTCATCGCCGGCACCGCGACCTTCCAGCGCTCCTTCCGGCCGCGCGCCTCGCTGGCCCTGGCCGCCGCCGCCGGGCTCGGCCTGTCGACCTTCCTGGGCTACGTCGCGGTGGGCATCCCCGGCGCGTTCCCGGTGCTGCTGGCGGTCTGGGCGTTCGGCGCCGGCCTGGCCTGGGCGATCGGGCCGACCTCCGGGGTGGTCGCGGCCAACACCCTGGCCGTGATGATGGTGGTGGTGCAGCTGCCGGTCTCGGTGCCCACCGCGATCGAGCACGGGCTGCTCTGCTCGGTGGGCGGCGCCGTGCAGGCGCTGGTGATCACGGTCTGGCCGATCGACAGCTGGCGGGCCCAGCGCGACGCCCTCGCCGACATCTACGCCGGGCTCGGCGACTACGCGCGGCGGCTGCGGCACGACCCGGTCGCCGAGGTCGACCCGGAGCCGTTCATCGTCGGCCGGCAGGCCGCCCGGCTCACCGCCCGGCAGGCCCGCCGCCGCCCGCCCGAACTGCGCGGCCTGCGCACCATCGCCGAACGGATCCGCCCCGCCCTGGCCGCGCTGGCCGACCCCCGGGTGGGCGCCGCCGAGGAGGGCCCGGAGCGGGACCGGGCCCGCGAGGTGCTGGCCGCCGCCGCCGAGGTGCTGGACGCGCTGACCCGGGCGATCCGCAGCGGGGACCCCGTCCGGCTGCCCAAGGACACCCCGGGCCTGGCACTGGCCCGCCCCGGCAGCGGCGAGGACCTGCTGCGCGGCGCCGCCCGCCGCTCCGCCCGCCGGCTGTCCGGCCTGCTCGGCCGGGCCGCCGACCGGCTGGACCGGCAGGACCTCAGCACCGTCTCCTCCCGCTCCACCCCCGGCGCCGGGCTGCGCCGCCCCCCGCTGGTCGAGGTGGTGCCCGCCGCGCTCGCCACCGTCGGGCGGCAGCTGCACAGGCACTCGGCGATCTTCCACCACGCCGTGCGGATGTCGGTGGTGGTCACCTCCGCTTACCTGGCGGCCCGGCTGCTGGGCATCGAGCACGGCTACTGGGCGCCGATGACCTCCGCGATGGTGATGCGCCCCGACTTCGCGCAGACCTTCAGCCGCGGCGTGGCCCGGGTGGCCGGCACCGCCACCGGCGTGCTGCTGTCCACCGCCGTGGTGCAGCTGTTCGACCCGGCCGACTGGGTGCTGGCGGTGCTGGCGGTCACCTGCATGGGCTTCGCCTACCTGACGATGCGCACCGGGTACGCGGTGATGACGGTGTCGATCTCCTCGTACGTGGTGTTCCTGCTCGGCCTGCAGCCGGGCGAGCCGGTGCAGCTGGCCGTGGACCGGGTGTCGATGACGCTGCTCGGCGGTTTCGTCGCGCTCGCCGCGTACGCGCTGTTCCCGACCTGGCAGACCGCCCGGCTGCCGGAGCGGCTCGCCGAGTGGCTGGCCTCCGCCGGGCGGTACGCGGCCGCGGTGTTCACCGCGTACGGCGCCCCGGCGGGCGGGCACACCGAGCAGGACGTGCGCCCGGCGCTGCTGGACGTCCGGGAGGCCCGCAGCGAGATGCTGGCCGCGCTCGACCGGGCCGAGGTGGAGCCGGTCCGGCACGCCGAGCAGGTGCCGGAGCTCAGCCGCAAGCAGTTCGACCGGGCCCGCTCGGCGGTCGGCATGCTGGACCGTTCGACCGTCCTGCTGGAGGCCCACCTGCCCGCCGAGGACGCCCCGCCGGTGCCCGGCGCGGCCGCGTTCGGCGAGGAGCTGCGGGACGCCACCGCGATCGCCGCCGCGGCGATCCTGCTCGGCCAGGACGTCGACTTCGGCACGCTCCGCGAGGCCCACCGCACCTGGGACCACCAGCTGTCCGCGCTGCCCGGGGACGACCGGATCGACGTCACCCGGGCCGGGGCCCGGCTGATCATGCAGGCGCTCACCGAACTGGAGAAGGCCGTCCGGACGCGGCCGCAGGCCGCCCGCGAGGAGCCCGTACCGTTGGGGGCGTGA
- a CDS encoding TrmH family RNA methyltransferase, with protein MSDTSVPQLGEQYDHLADDREIGVGPHPEPWPDDPRLDPELLAAGDRRNVVDEYRYWRHEAIVADLDTRRHGFHVAVENWQHDFNIGSVVRTANAFLAGEVHIVGRRRWNRRGAMVTDRYQHVRHHDSVASLAAYAAERGLPIIGIDNLPGAVPLESYPLPERCVLLFGQEGPGLTPEAWRHSTAVCSIAQFGSTRSINAGAAAAIAMHAWVREHAAG; from the coding sequence GTGAGCGACACCTCGGTGCCCCAGCTGGGCGAGCAGTACGACCATCTCGCCGACGACCGCGAGATCGGCGTCGGCCCGCACCCCGAGCCGTGGCCCGACGACCCGCGCCTGGACCCGGAGCTGCTGGCCGCCGGCGACCGCCGCAACGTGGTCGACGAGTACCGCTACTGGCGGCACGAGGCGATCGTCGCCGATCTGGACACCCGCCGGCACGGCTTCCACGTCGCCGTCGAGAACTGGCAGCACGACTTCAACATCGGCTCGGTGGTGCGCACCGCGAACGCCTTCCTGGCCGGCGAGGTGCACATCGTCGGCCGCCGCCGCTGGAACCGGCGCGGCGCCATGGTCACCGACCGGTACCAGCACGTCCGGCACCACGACTCGGTGGCCTCGCTGGCCGCCTACGCCGCCGAGCGCGGGCTGCCGATCATCGGCATCGACAACCTGCCGGGCGCCGTCCCGCTGGAGAGCTACCCGCTGCCGGAGCGCTGCGTGCTGCTGTTCGGCCAGGAGGGCCCCGGGCTGACCCCGGAGGCGTGGCGGCACTCGACGGCGGTCTGCTCGATCGCCCAGTTCGGCTCCACCCGCTCGATCAACGCGGGCGCGGCCGCCGCCATCGCCATGCACGCGTGGGTGCGGGAGCACGCCGCCGGCTGA
- a CDS encoding DUF5819 family protein — protein MSAVRVWSKPARVVLVTAGVGLLACTLAFLGALFLHVAPENSASRAYRAEVDAVVYPEFEQNWKLFAPDPLQRNVTVDARVQTIADDGRITTREWRGLTEQDLAAIRHNPAPSHADQNLLRRAWDFYESTHPDGDGQAVAGSRGQLAEQYLKRIALQRIGRGGERVLQVQLRVGTATVAPPRWSTESVDTAVHTRELPWWPVDAEDWRGLS, from the coding sequence ATGTCCGCCGTGCGCGTCTGGTCGAAGCCCGCCCGGGTGGTGCTGGTGACCGCCGGGGTGGGACTGCTGGCCTGCACCCTGGCGTTCCTCGGCGCGCTCTTCCTGCACGTGGCGCCGGAGAACTCGGCGTCCCGGGCGTACCGCGCCGAGGTGGACGCGGTGGTCTACCCGGAGTTCGAGCAGAACTGGAAGCTGTTCGCGCCGGACCCGCTGCAGCGCAACGTCACGGTCGACGCCCGGGTGCAGACCATCGCCGACGACGGCCGGATCACCACCCGCGAGTGGCGCGGCCTGACCGAGCAGGACCTGGCCGCGATCCGGCACAACCCGGCGCCCAGCCACGCCGACCAGAACCTGCTGCGCCGCGCATGGGACTTCTACGAGTCCACCCACCCCGACGGGGACGGCCAGGCGGTCGCCGGTTCGCGCGGGCAGCTCGCCGAGCAGTACCTGAAGCGGATCGCGCTGCAGCGGATCGGCCGCGGCGGCGAGCGGGTGCTGCAGGTCCAGCTGCGGGTGGGCACCGCCACCGTGGCCCCGCCGCGGTGGAGCACCGAGTCGGTCGACACCGCCGTGCACACCCGGGAGCTGCCCTGGTGGCCGGTGGACGCCGAGGACTGGCGGGGCCTGTCGTGA
- a CDS encoding protease pro-enzyme activation domain-containing protein: protein MRPRSLALAAALAVLPLTAVSLGVGTAQAAPTPNAAARVALPQTVTPAVARSHKQGDVPADRKISVAVSLKLRNTAELDRFLAAVGTPGTAEYGHYLTPAQFTERFGPSAADVDQVRAFLAAQGLTVDSVSANRQVVNATGTSAQIAAAFGTHESTYTDPQQDGRAFFANDAAASVPAALAGVVEGVSGLNDHTVRTTRIAKPGAATPHATPSGFGPATYDGAYRLNQLGADGTGTTVALWEFDGYKSTNLTTYDSQFGLSGPAVSTVSVDGANYDSKPGDGQGEVELDSEIVRGVAPKATQLVYEAPNSDQGEIDMAAKIVADNRVSVISISWGSCEPDTTASSMTAVNNSFKQAAAQGISIFSASGDDGSRDCTRSTSGSTVKAVDFPASSPYNTGVGGTNLKVSGTTYSSESAWSTAGGGVSTQFAKPTWQTGTGVSGTMRTVPDVSSNADPNSGFAIYTQGTSAPGWQVYGGTSAAAPLWSGFAALYNQKAAAAAKPVLGEANPKIYAVTNSSSYGTSFHDVTTGANQDFSTKTGYDQVTGWGTPVADGLANALLGSGGTTPPPGTCTAAQLLGNPGFETGTASPWTASSGVVDNSASEAAHGGSWKAWMNGYGSAHTDSLSQAVAIPTGCKASLSFWLHVDTAETTTTSAYDKLTVTVNGTSVAVYSNLNKGTGYAQKTIDLSSYAGQTVTVKFNGVEDSSLQTSFVVDDTALTVS, encoded by the coding sequence GTGCGACCCCGCTCGCTCGCCCTTGCCGCAGCTCTCGCTGTCCTTCCCCTCACCGCCGTCTCCCTGGGCGTCGGCACCGCCCAGGCGGCGCCGACCCCGAACGCCGCCGCCCGGGTGGCCCTGCCGCAGACCGTCACGCCCGCGGTGGCCCGCTCGCACAAGCAGGGCGACGTCCCCGCCGACCGGAAGATATCCGTGGCGGTCTCGCTGAAGCTGCGCAACACCGCCGAACTGGACCGGTTCCTGGCCGCGGTCGGCACCCCCGGCACCGCCGAGTACGGGCATTACCTGACGCCCGCCCAATTCACCGAGCGGTTCGGCCCGAGCGCCGCCGACGTCGACCAGGTGCGCGCCTTCCTGGCCGCCCAGGGCCTGACCGTCGACTCGGTGAGCGCCAACCGCCAGGTGGTGAACGCCACCGGCACCAGCGCGCAGATCGCCGCCGCCTTCGGCACCCACGAGTCGACCTACACCGACCCGCAGCAGGACGGCCGGGCGTTCTTCGCCAACGACGCCGCCGCCTCGGTGCCGGCCGCGCTGGCCGGCGTGGTGGAGGGCGTCAGCGGCCTCAACGACCACACCGTGCGCACCACCCGGATCGCCAAGCCCGGCGCCGCCACCCCGCACGCCACCCCGTCCGGCTTCGGCCCGGCCACCTACGACGGCGCCTACCGGCTGAACCAGCTGGGCGCCGACGGCACCGGCACCACCGTGGCGCTCTGGGAGTTCGACGGCTACAAGTCCACCAACCTGACCACCTACGACAGCCAGTTCGGCCTGTCCGGCCCGGCGGTCAGCACGGTCTCGGTGGACGGCGCGAACTACGACTCCAAGCCCGGCGACGGCCAGGGCGAGGTGGAGCTGGACTCCGAGATCGTCCGCGGCGTCGCCCCCAAGGCCACCCAGCTGGTGTACGAGGCCCCCAACAGCGACCAGGGCGAGATCGACATGGCCGCCAAGATCGTCGCGGACAACCGGGTCTCGGTCATCTCCATCTCCTGGGGCTCCTGCGAGCCGGACACCACCGCCTCCTCGATGACCGCGGTGAACAACTCCTTCAAGCAGGCCGCCGCCCAGGGCATCTCGATCTTCTCCGCCTCCGGCGACGACGGCTCCCGGGACTGCACCCGCTCCACCTCCGGATCCACCGTAAAGGCCGTGGACTTCCCCGCCTCCAGCCCGTACAACACCGGCGTCGGCGGCACCAACCTCAAGGTCTCCGGCACCACCTACAGCTCGGAGAGCGCCTGGAGCACCGCCGGCGGCGGCGTCTCCACCCAGTTCGCCAAGCCGACCTGGCAGACCGGCACCGGCGTGAGCGGCACCATGCGCACCGTCCCGGACGTGTCCTCCAACGCCGACCCGAACAGCGGCTTCGCGATCTACACCCAGGGCACCAGCGCCCCCGGCTGGCAGGTCTACGGCGGCACCTCCGCGGCCGCCCCGCTGTGGTCCGGCTTCGCCGCGCTGTACAACCAGAAGGCGGCCGCCGCGGCCAAGCCCGTCCTCGGCGAGGCCAACCCGAAGATCTACGCCGTCACCAACTCGTCCTCGTACGGCACTTCGTTCCACGACGTGACCACCGGCGCCAACCAGGACTTCTCCACCAAGACCGGCTACGACCAGGTCACCGGCTGGGGCACCCCGGTCGCCGACGGCCTGGCCAACGCGCTGCTCGGCTCCGGCGGCACCACCCCGCCGCCCGGCACCTGCACCGCCGCCCAGCTGCTCGGCAACCCCGGTTTCGAGACCGGCACCGCCAGCCCCTGGACCGCCTCCTCCGGCGTGGTCGACAACTCCGCCTCGGAGGCCGCCCACGGCGGCTCCTGGAAGGCGTGGATGAACGGCTACGGCTCGGCCCACACCGACAGCCTGTCCCAGGCGGTGGCGATCCCGACCGGCTGCAAGGCCTCGCTGAGCTTCTGGCTGCACGTCGACACCGCCGAGACCACCACGACGAGCGCGTACGACAAGCTGACCGTCACCGTCAACGGCACCTCGGTCGCGGTGTACTCCAACCTCAACAAGGGCACCGGCTACGCGCAGAAGACCATCGACCTGTCCTCGTACGCGGGCCAGACCGTCACCGTGAAGTTCAACGGCGTCGAGGACTCCTCGCTGCAGACCAGCTTCGTGGTCGACGACACCGCGCTCACCGTCTCCTGA
- a CDS encoding glycosyltransferase, protein MTQPAMRQTVRPVPAVDGRDAADTVVRTRLVEIVVPVYNEQHSLERCVRELHAYLSKTFPYDYLITVADNASVDATWQVASALAEEIPQVRAIHLDLKGRGRALRHVWGTSEADVVAYMDVDLSTGLEAFLPLVAPLLSGHSDLAIGSRLHRGSAVVRGPKREFISRTYNFLLRATMAAKFSDAQCGFKAGRTEVVKQLLDRVEDNAWFFDTELLLLAEASGLRIHEVPVDWVDDPDSRVDIVRTVVDDLKGMARVARRTLAGRGAVELPDRVRQSQVPPGLGWQSVSFAVIGGLCTLAYMLLFLALRRLVPALAANALALGVTAVFNTAANRRFTFGVTGRRNALKHQLEGGLAFLIGLVLTSGGVAVLHATAPDAGHGVELAVLVAANAAATLVRFVLLRVWVFHPRRS, encoded by the coding sequence ATGACACAGCCAGCGATGCGCCAGACCGTCCGTCCCGTTCCGGCGGTCGACGGCCGGGACGCGGCCGACACCGTGGTCCGCACCAGGCTCGTGGAGATCGTCGTACCCGTGTACAACGAGCAGCACTCGCTGGAGCGCTGTGTCCGTGAGCTGCACGCCTACCTGTCGAAGACTTTCCCGTACGACTACCTGATCACCGTCGCGGACAACGCCTCGGTGGACGCCACCTGGCAGGTCGCCTCGGCGCTGGCCGAGGAGATCCCGCAGGTGCGGGCCATCCACCTCGACCTGAAGGGCCGCGGGCGGGCGCTGCGGCACGTGTGGGGCACCAGCGAGGCGGACGTGGTCGCGTACATGGACGTCGACCTGTCCACCGGCCTGGAGGCCTTCCTGCCGCTGGTCGCGCCGCTGCTGTCCGGGCACAGCGACCTGGCCATCGGCAGCCGGCTGCACCGGGGTTCGGCCGTGGTGCGGGGCCCGAAGCGGGAGTTCATCTCGCGCACCTACAACTTCCTGCTGCGCGCCACGATGGCCGCCAAGTTCTCCGACGCCCAGTGCGGGTTCAAGGCCGGGCGCACCGAGGTGGTGAAGCAGCTGCTCGACCGGGTCGAGGACAATGCCTGGTTCTTCGACACCGAACTGCTGCTGCTGGCCGAGGCGTCGGGCCTGCGCATCCACGAGGTCCCGGTGGACTGGGTGGACGACCCGGACAGCCGGGTGGACATCGTCCGCACCGTGGTCGACGACCTCAAGGGCATGGCCCGGGTGGCCCGGCGGACCCTGGCGGGCCGGGGTGCGGTCGAACTCCCGGACCGGGTCCGGCAGTCGCAGGTGCCGCCGGGCCTGGGCTGGCAGTCCGTCAGCTTCGCGGTGATCGGCGGGCTGTGCACGCTGGCGTACATGCTGCTGTTCCTGGCGCTGCGCCGGCTGGTGCCCGCGCTGGCGGCCAACGCGCTGGCGCTCGGCGTCACCGCGGTGTTCAACACCGCCGCGAACCGGCGCTTCACCTTCGGGGTGACGGGCCGCCGGAACGCCCTCAAGCACCAACTGGAGGGCGGCCTGGCCTTCCTGATCGGCCTGGTGCTGACCAGCGGCGGCGTGGCGGTGCTGCACGCGACCGCCCCGGACGCCGGGCACGGCGTCGAACTCGCCGTGCTGGTCGCGGCGAACGCGGCCGCGACGCTGGTGCGCTTCGTGCTGCTGCGGGTGTGGGTGTTCCACCCGCGCCGCTCCTGA
- a CDS encoding FAD-dependent monooxygenase: protein MSETEFTADVLVAGAGPTGLLLAGDLAAAGLRVTVLEKRAEESNLTRAFAVHARTLELLDARGLADELLATGPAMPSLQVFGRLRVDLAGLPTRFPFVLITPQSNTERVLRERAVKAGVELRRGAEVTGLRQDPEGVTLTARTADGEQRLRARYAVGADGVRSAVRDLLGIPFPGESVVRSVMLADVRLEHAPEEPFTAGAGDAGFAFLAPFGDGWYRVIGWDRERQRPDSDPVVLPELAELLREVMGRDHGLTEARWTSRFHSDERQAPSYRSGRVFLAGDAAHCHSPAGGQGMNTGLQDAANLSWKLVAAVRGWAPDALLDTYQTERHPVGRAVLRSSGALVRLAQGRHAPTRALRSALGAAAGHLGPLAELGAKQVSGIAHAYPAEKGAHPLAGRRVPDLRLAVDVPGGPARLHEALRPGRFVLISNDELSVADSWAERVVTAAPADPHGKLRDTVLLVRPDGYAAWACADPTRGELRAALSQWLGRP from the coding sequence ATGTCCGAGACGGAGTTCACCGCCGATGTGCTGGTGGCCGGCGCCGGGCCGACCGGCCTGCTGCTGGCGGGCGACCTGGCCGCGGCCGGCCTGCGGGTGACGGTGCTGGAGAAGCGCGCCGAGGAGTCCAACCTGACCAGGGCGTTCGCCGTGCACGCCCGCACCCTGGAACTGCTGGACGCCCGCGGCCTGGCCGACGAACTGCTCGCCACCGGCCCGGCGATGCCCTCGCTGCAGGTGTTCGGCCGGCTCCGGGTCGACCTCGCCGGGCTGCCCACCCGCTTCCCGTTCGTCCTGATCACCCCGCAGTCCAACACCGAGCGGGTGCTGCGCGAGCGGGCCGTCAAGGCGGGCGTCGAGCTGCGCCGCGGCGCCGAGGTGACGGGCCTGCGGCAGGACCCGGAGGGCGTCACGCTGACCGCCCGCACCGCCGACGGCGAGCAGCGGCTGCGGGCCCGCTACGCGGTCGGCGCGGACGGCGTGCGATCCGCGGTCCGCGACCTGCTCGGCATCCCGTTCCCGGGCGAGTCGGTGGTGCGCTCGGTGATGCTGGCCGACGTCCGGCTGGAGCACGCGCCCGAGGAGCCGTTCACGGCCGGCGCCGGCGACGCCGGTTTCGCCTTCCTCGCCCCGTTCGGCGACGGCTGGTACCGGGTGATCGGCTGGGACCGCGAGCGCCAGCGGCCCGACTCCGACCCGGTGGTGCTGCCCGAACTCGCCGAGCTGCTGCGCGAGGTGATGGGCCGGGACCACGGGCTGACCGAGGCCCGCTGGACCTCCCGCTTCCACAGCGACGAGCGGCAGGCGCCCAGCTACCGCTCCGGCCGGGTGTTCCTGGCCGGCGACGCCGCGCACTGCCACTCCCCGGCCGGCGGCCAGGGCATGAACACCGGCCTGCAGGACGCCGCCAACCTGAGCTGGAAGCTGGTCGCCGCCGTCCGCGGCTGGGCACCTGACGCGCTGTTGGACACGTACCAGACCGAACGGCACCCGGTCGGCCGGGCCGTGCTGCGCAGCTCCGGCGCCCTGGTCCGGCTGGCCCAGGGCCGGCACGCCCCGACCCGGGCGCTGCGCTCCGCGCTCGGCGCGGCCGCCGGACACCTGGGCCCGCTGGCCGAGTTGGGCGCCAAGCAGGTCTCCGGCATCGCCCACGCCTACCCCGCCGAGAAGGGTGCGCACCCGCTGGCCGGCCGCCGGGTCCCCGACCTGCGGCTGGCCGTCGACGTGCCCGGCGGCCCAGCGCGGCTGCACGAGGCGCTGCGCCCCGGCCGGTTCGTGCTGATCAGCAACGACGAGCTGTCGGTCGCCGACTCCTGGGCGGAGCGGGTGGTCACCGCCGCGCCCGCCGACCCGCACGGCAAGCTGCGCGACACCGTGCTGCTGGTCCGCCCGGACGGCTACGCGGCCTGGGCCTGCGCCGACCCGACCCGCGGCGAGCTGCGGGCCGCGCTGAGCCAGTGGCTGGGCCGTCCCTGA
- a CDS encoding peptidoglycan-binding protein: protein MEFSEVEPDESCVCGGCNDRRRARLLAARSGHGPACGARRAAVLLAAIGGVLGSGTAATAVAAPGTDTGPQIPGSPQGEVSGLYGEDGPSQRALTAQPATTRAEIMRRAQTWVDRKVPYSMGSYWSDGYRQDCSGFVSMAWGLGSSQTTWTLPNFAERISKDDLQPGDALIYNNPADPEGGSHAVLFGGWVDAAHTKYTALEQTRPSTTKRATPYAYWSHAASYLPYRYKGLSQPMPVPDGADAFPGTDKFGPGKVNPYVTRLGTMLVERGAARFYHEGPSPDWGEADRKATEAFQLAQGWRGAEADGYPGKDTWDLLVRHKGKDIPPAAGAPSPPPPQQAPAFPGADRFGPGQVNDSVLQLGQQLVKKGFGGAYREGPSRDWGEADRLNVQAFQRAQGWTGAEADGYPGPHTWRLLFS from the coding sequence ATGGAGTTCAGCGAGGTCGAGCCGGACGAATCCTGTGTCTGCGGCGGTTGCAACGACCGTCGGCGAGCCCGGCTGCTGGCCGCCCGGTCGGGGCACGGCCCCGCCTGCGGGGCGCGCCGGGCGGCCGTGCTGCTGGCCGCGATCGGCGGTGTCCTGGGCAGCGGAACGGCCGCGACAGCCGTGGCGGCGCCGGGAACGGACACCGGCCCCCAGATACCCGGCTCGCCGCAGGGCGAGGTCTCCGGACTGTACGGCGAGGACGGCCCGTCCCAGCGGGCCCTGACCGCCCAGCCGGCCACCACCCGGGCGGAGATCATGCGCCGGGCGCAGACCTGGGTCGACCGGAAGGTGCCGTACAGCATGGGCAGTTACTGGTCGGACGGCTACCGCCAGGACTGCTCGGGCTTCGTGTCGATGGCCTGGGGCCTGGGCAGCAGCCAGACCACCTGGACGCTGCCCAACTTCGCGGAGCGGATCTCGAAGGACGACCTGCAGCCGGGCGACGCGCTGATCTACAACAACCCGGCGGACCCGGAGGGCGGCTCGCACGCGGTGCTGTTCGGCGGCTGGGTGGACGCGGCGCACACCAAGTACACCGCGCTGGAGCAGACCCGCCCGAGCACCACCAAGAGGGCCACTCCGTACGCGTACTGGAGCCACGCGGCAAGCTACCTGCCGTACCGGTACAAGGGGTTGAGCCAGCCGATGCCCGTGCCGGACGGCGCGGACGCCTTCCCGGGCACGGACAAGTTCGGGCCGGGCAAGGTCAACCCGTACGTGACCCGGCTGGGGACGATGCTGGTGGAGCGCGGCGCGGCCCGGTTCTACCACGAGGGGCCGAGCCCGGACTGGGGCGAGGCGGACCGGAAGGCCACCGAGGCGTTCCAGCTGGCGCAGGGCTGGCGCGGCGCCGAGGCGGACGGCTACCCGGGCAAGGACACCTGGGACCTGCTGGTGCGTCACAAGGGCAAGGACATCCCGCCCGCCGCGGGCGCCCCGTCCCCGCCGCCGCCGCAGCAGGCGCCGGCCTTCCCGGGCGCGGACAGGTTCGGTCCCGGCCAGGTGAACGACTCCGTCCTGCAACTCGGGCAGCAGCTGGTGAAGAAGGGGTTCGGCGGCGCGTACCGGGAGGGCCCGAGCCGGGACTGGGGCGAGGCGGACCGGCTGAACGTGCAGGCCTTCCAGCGCGCCCAGGGCTGGACCGGCGCCGAGGCGGACGGCTACCCGGGCCCGCACACCTGGCGGCTGCTGTTCTCCTGA